The following proteins are encoded in a genomic region of Amycolatopsis sulphurea:
- a CDS encoding helix-turn-helix domain-containing protein gives MTGRRTRAPRDHITAGRWPAATLDGDHAAAVAQAVARRLAAAMQEHGWSIAELHRRAGVNRQTITNVLDGRVWTTIAVIADLERALDWELWPSARDSG, from the coding sequence GTGACCGGTCGCCGCACCCGCGCCCCGCGAGACCACATCACGGCAGGCCGATGGCCTGCCGCCACGCTCGACGGGGATCATGCCGCCGCCGTCGCCCAGGCCGTTGCCCGCCGGCTCGCCGCCGCCATGCAGGAGCACGGCTGGAGCATCGCCGAACTGCACCGGCGGGCAGGCGTCAACCGGCAGACGATCACCAACGTCCTCGACGGCCGCGTCTGGACGACCATCGCCGTGATCGCCGATCTCGAACGCGCCCTCGACTGGGAACTATGGCCGTCGGCGAGAGATTCAGGGTGA
- a CDS encoding DUF3662 and FHA domain-containing protein, with the protein MGRVERFDRRLEKLVGNTFARMFGGSVVTQEVAAALEREGEENVRELAGGRQLAPNHYIVSLGSADHERMAGDEQRVTGVLAKAVAEHLAARGWDTYGDVVVSLERNEALHTGQFKTRSSVDPDARASADGGSSRSARPSNAGDPAMSQPPGYGQYDQGDQYGQQGQYGYGQQGGQQPGYDQGYGQQGGYDQGYGQQPPPQQGGYDQYGQTQQAGYAPPPGGDPYGQQGGYDQGYGQPPQQGGYDQYGQPQQGGYDQGGYAPQQGGYGTPPGGQPAYDQGYGQPPQQGGYDQYGQTQQAGYAPPPGGDPYGQQGGYGQPPAPAGRPVAASLQLDDGSNRTYSLKQGGNVVGRGQDADFRLPDTGVSRRHLEITWDGQSATLADIGSTNGTTVNGTPVQTWQLADGDVIRVGHSSLVFRTQG; encoded by the coding sequence GTGGGCCGCGTTGAGCGTTTCGACAGACGACTCGAGAAGCTGGTCGGGAACACCTTCGCGCGCATGTTCGGTGGCAGTGTCGTCACCCAGGAGGTAGCGGCGGCGCTCGAGCGGGAAGGCGAGGAAAACGTACGTGAGCTGGCAGGCGGTCGGCAGCTCGCCCCGAATCACTACATCGTGTCGTTGGGGTCGGCTGATCACGAGCGCATGGCCGGCGACGAACAACGGGTCACCGGTGTTCTCGCCAAAGCCGTCGCGGAGCACCTCGCCGCGCGGGGCTGGGACACCTATGGTGACGTCGTCGTATCACTCGAGCGCAACGAGGCGCTGCATACTGGACAGTTCAAGACCCGTTCGTCCGTCGATCCCGACGCCCGCGCCAGCGCGGACGGTGGCTCGTCACGGTCGGCACGACCCAGCAACGCAGGAGACCCAGCAATGAGCCAGCCCCCCGGATACGGCCAATACGACCAGGGTGACCAGTACGGCCAGCAGGGCCAGTACGGATACGGACAGCAGGGTGGCCAGCAGCCCGGGTACGACCAGGGCTATGGCCAGCAGGGTGGCTACGACCAGGGCTACGGTCAGCAGCCCCCGCCGCAGCAGGGCGGATACGACCAGTACGGCCAGACCCAGCAAGCGGGCTACGCCCCTCCCCCGGGCGGCGACCCGTACGGCCAGCAGGGTGGTTACGACCAGGGCTACGGCCAGCCTCCCCAGCAGGGTGGGTACGACCAGTACGGCCAGCCCCAGCAGGGGGGCTACGACCAGGGCGGCTACGCGCCGCAGCAGGGTGGCTACGGCACCCCGCCGGGCGGTCAGCCCGCGTACGACCAGGGCTACGGTCAGCCCCCGCAGCAGGGTGGATACGACCAGTACGGCCAGACCCAGCAAGCGGGCTACGCCCCTCCCCCGGGTGGCGACCCGTACGGCCAGCAGGGTGGTTACGGCCAGCCGCCGGCTCCCGCCGGCCGCCCGGTCGCGGCGAGCCTGCAGCTCGACGACGGCTCCAACCGCACCTACTCGCTCAAGCAGGGCGGCAACGTGGTCGGCCGGGGCCAGGACGCCGACTTCCGGCTGCCCGACACCGGGGTCTCCCGCAGGCACCTGGAGATCACCTGGGACGGCCAGAGCGCCACGCTCGCCGACATCGGCTCGACCAACGGCACCACGGTGAACGGCACCCCGGTGCAGACCTGGCAGCTCGCCGACGGCGACGTCATCCGGGTGGGTCACTCGTCCCTGGTGTTCCGAACCCAGGGCTGA
- a CDS encoding FHA domain-containing protein FhaB/FipA: MPELVVQLTRVGFLVLLWLFVFAALRVVRSDLYAASGIRVQVPSFRRNKEKKPRGGKSPQQLLVTHGALAGTRIALDGRPILIGRADDSTLVLDDDYASTRHARIALRGEDWYVEDLGSTNGTYLDRAKVTAPLRVPLGVPIRIGKTVIELRP; encoded by the coding sequence GTGCCAGAGCTGGTCGTACAACTCACCAGGGTGGGCTTTCTCGTGCTGCTCTGGCTCTTCGTGTTCGCCGCGTTACGGGTCGTGCGCTCGGACCTGTACGCCGCGTCCGGCATCCGGGTCCAGGTACCGTCCTTCCGCCGTAACAAAGAAAAGAAGCCGCGGGGCGGCAAGTCCCCGCAGCAGCTGCTGGTGACCCATGGGGCACTGGCGGGCACCCGCATCGCGCTCGACGGCAGGCCGATCCTGATCGGCCGGGCCGACGACTCGACGCTGGTCCTCGACGACGACTACGCGTCGACCCGCCATGCCCGCATCGCCCTGCGCGGGGAGGACTGGTACGTGGAAGATCTGGGTTCGACGAACGGCACCTACCTCGACCGGGCTAAGGTCACTGCACCACTCCGGGTCCCGCTCGGAGTCCCCATCCGGATCGGCAAGACGGTGATCGAGCTTCGCCCATGA
- a CDS encoding PP2C family protein-serine/threonine phosphatase, producing MTLVLRYAARSDRGLVRSTNQDSVYAGPRLLALADGMGGHAAGEVASKVVIASLAPLDDDEPGDDLLAQLRDAVQNGNAAIAELVAQDPDLDGMGTTLTAVLFAGSRLGLVHVGDSRAYLMRGGQFAQITRDDSFVNELLEQGRITPEEAAVHPQRSLLLKALTGHEVEPSLTVREARPGDRYLICSDGLSGMVSDETLAEAVQIADPQDCADRMIELALKGGGTDNVTVIIADVVDVDFGDDAPIVGGAAGDGSDELHQGDSPAARARALTQPTPVARPEPEPSPEADPKTKQRKRFRWLVGAVVVLVVLAAAAIATRYFVLSQYYVGEGPDEEVVIYRGVPGSVLGIQLHTLEQGSCPPGQLCTDKLRVPALQEDARALVKNGVKRDSLDDARKYIDDFLRLKKQLVNCKPVQPAPTGAPQGSGAAPPSPGEPTSENQFPGRDCATSGTTPSTGGGN from the coding sequence ATGACTCTCGTCCTCCGCTACGCGGCCCGCAGCGACCGGGGCCTGGTGCGTTCGACCAACCAGGACTCCGTGTACGCCGGCCCCCGCCTGCTCGCACTCGCCGACGGAATGGGCGGGCACGCCGCGGGCGAGGTGGCCAGCAAGGTCGTCATCGCCTCGCTCGCCCCGCTCGACGACGACGAGCCCGGCGACGACCTGCTCGCGCAGCTCCGCGACGCCGTGCAGAACGGCAACGCGGCGATCGCCGAATTGGTCGCCCAGGACCCCGACCTCGACGGGATGGGCACCACGCTGACCGCGGTGCTCTTCGCCGGCAGCAGACTCGGGCTGGTGCACGTCGGCGACTCGCGGGCCTACCTGATGCGCGGCGGCCAGTTCGCGCAGATCACCCGCGACGACAGCTTCGTCAACGAGTTGCTCGAACAGGGTCGCATCACGCCCGAGGAGGCGGCGGTGCACCCGCAGCGGTCGCTGCTGCTCAAGGCGCTCACCGGGCACGAGGTGGAGCCGAGTCTCACCGTGCGCGAGGCCCGTCCCGGTGACCGGTACCTGATCTGCTCGGACGGGCTGTCCGGTATGGTCAGCGACGAAACGCTGGCCGAGGCGGTACAGATCGCCGATCCGCAGGACTGCGCCGATCGGATGATCGAGCTGGCGCTCAAGGGCGGCGGCACGGACAACGTGACGGTGATCATCGCGGACGTGGTGGACGTCGACTTCGGCGACGACGCCCCGATCGTGGGCGGCGCGGCCGGCGACGGCAGCGACGAGCTGCACCAGGGCGATTCGCCCGCGGCACGGGCCCGCGCGCTGACCCAGCCCACGCCGGTGGCGCGGCCGGAGCCGGAACCGAGCCCGGAAGCGGACCCGAAGACCAAGCAGCGCAAGCGGTTCCGCTGGCTGGTCGGCGCGGTGGTGGTGCTCGTGGTGCTGGCCGCGGCGGCCATCGCCACCCGGTACTTCGTGCTCAGCCAGTACTACGTCGGCGAAGGCCCGGACGAGGAGGTCGTGATCTACCGCGGCGTCCCGGGCAGCGTCCTCGGCATCCAGCTGCACACCCTGGAGCAGGGCTCGTGCCCGCCCGGTCAGCTGTGCACCGACAAGCTGCGCGTGCCCGCGCTGCAGGAGGACGCGCGGGCGCTGGTGAAGAACGGGGTCAAGCGCGACAGCCTCGACGACGCCCGCAAGTACATCGACGACTTCCTCCGGCTGAAGAAGCAACTCGTGAACTGCAAGCCGGTGCAGCCCGCTCCGACCGGGGCACCGCAAGGTAGCGGTGCCGCTCCGCCCTCGCCCGGCGAGCCGACGTCGGAGAACCAGTTTCCGGGGAGGGACTGCGCGACGTCGGGTACGACGCCGTCGACAGGAGGCGGTAACTGA
- a CDS encoding FtsW/RodA/SpoVE family cell cycle protein, with amino-acid sequence MGQPLADPASAQFTTNPPRDLPTRRNTEMLLLAFAAGLVTIALVLVEANQEQALTLSILWLGLAYLGILAAAHLAVRRWAPYADPVLLPCVALLNGIGLVMIHRIDLAKAETAAQAGRDYSPGVTNQVLFTVVALALFVAVLIVVNDHRTLTRYGYIFGLVGIVALALPAVLPSSLSEVNGAKVWVKLPFFSIQPGEFAKILLMIFFASFLVSKRDLFMVAGKKFLGVELPRARDLGPILIAAAAAVIILVLEKDLGSGLLYFTIILVMLYLATERVIWVVVGLTFFVAGCLLAFNLFEHVQQRVENWLNPLGPRYDAQGGSYQIAQALFGLGTGGVGGTGLGAGRPDIVPEASSDFITSSIGEELGFVGLAAVLMLYLLIAMRGMRSALAVRDTFGKLLGGGLSFAMVMQIFVVIGGVTALIPETGITAPFLSQGGSSLLANYILVALLLRVSDAARRPATRPRPPQTRQAPISDAHTVLVQRPPARDEKNGRTA; translated from the coding sequence ATGGGCCAGCCGCTGGCCGACCCGGCCTCCGCGCAGTTCACCACCAACCCGCCGCGGGATCTGCCGACCCGCCGGAACACCGAAATGCTGCTGCTCGCGTTCGCCGCGGGCCTGGTCACCATCGCGCTGGTGCTGGTCGAGGCCAACCAGGAGCAGGCGCTGACGCTGTCCATCCTCTGGCTCGGGCTGGCCTACCTCGGCATCCTCGCCGCCGCGCACCTGGCGGTACGGCGGTGGGCGCCGTACGCGGATCCGGTGCTGCTGCCGTGTGTGGCTCTGCTCAACGGAATCGGCCTGGTGATGATCCACCGGATCGACCTGGCCAAGGCGGAGACCGCCGCGCAGGCAGGCAGGGACTACAGCCCCGGCGTCACGAACCAGGTGCTGTTCACCGTGGTCGCGCTGGCGCTGTTCGTGGCCGTGCTGATCGTGGTGAACGACCACCGCACGCTGACCCGCTACGGCTACATCTTCGGCCTGGTCGGCATTGTCGCGCTGGCGCTGCCCGCGGTCCTGCCCTCCAGCCTGTCCGAGGTGAACGGCGCGAAGGTGTGGGTGAAGCTGCCGTTCTTCTCGATCCAGCCGGGTGAGTTCGCGAAGATTCTGCTGATGATCTTCTTCGCCTCGTTCCTGGTCTCGAAGCGGGACCTGTTCATGGTGGCGGGCAAGAAGTTCCTCGGGGTGGAGCTGCCGCGCGCCCGGGACCTGGGCCCGATCCTGATCGCCGCGGCGGCCGCGGTGATCATCCTGGTGCTGGAGAAGGACCTCGGCAGCGGGCTGCTGTATTTCACCATCATCCTGGTGATGCTCTACCTGGCGACCGAGCGCGTCATCTGGGTCGTGGTGGGCCTGACCTTCTTCGTGGCGGGCTGTCTGCTGGCGTTCAACCTCTTCGAGCACGTCCAGCAGCGGGTGGAGAACTGGCTGAACCCGCTCGGCCCGCGCTACGACGCGCAGGGCGGGTCGTACCAGATCGCGCAGGCCCTGTTCGGGCTCGGCACCGGCGGGGTCGGCGGTACCGGCCTCGGCGCCGGACGGCCGGACATCGTGCCCGAGGCGAGCAGTGACTTCATCACCTCCTCGATCGGCGAGGAGCTCGGCTTCGTCGGGCTGGCCGCGGTGCTGATGCTGTACTTGCTGATCGCCATGCGCGGGATGCGCAGCGCGCTCGCCGTGCGCGACACCTTCGGCAAGCTGCTCGGCGGTGGTCTCTCCTTCGCCATGGTGATGCAGATCTTCGTGGTCATCGGTGGCGTGACCGCACTGATCCCGGAAACCGGCATCACCGCGCCGTTCCTGTCCCAGGGTGGTTCTTCGCTGCTGGCGAACTACATCCTGGTCGCGCTGCTGCTGCGCGTTTCGGACGCGGCGCGGCGCCCGGCCACCCGGCCGAGGCCGCCGCAGACGCGGCAGGCCCCGATCTCCGACGCGCACACCGTGCTGGTGCAGCGCCCGCCCGCCCGCGACGAAAAGAACGGGAGGACGGCGTGA
- a CDS encoding peptidoglycan D,D-transpeptidase FtsI family protein yields the protein MNTPLRKVGMAMLLMIVLLLANDTFVQVIKADTYRTDSRNRRVLYDEYSRQRGQLVAPDGTILAGVKPSGDKLNFTRNYTDGAMYAPVTGYYSINYGAGGMERIEDDVLNGSDPRLFVRRLSDMVTGRDPRGGNVKLTVDPKVQKAAYDLMTKHGYTGSVVAMEPKTGRILAMVSTPSYDPNALATHNGKEQNSSWDKYSKDKAQPMLNRAINENYPPGSTFKLVTASAALEAGIGPDTQVSRAPNVQLPGTSTTLENYGGETCPGTTFKDALAHSCNVPFATFSGQLGADKMKTTAANFGIGQSDLAVPLKVAPSTVGPLDSPPALYQSGIGQRDVRLTPLQDCLLSATVANGGMAMKPQLVQSILAPDLSTIEDVEPEQLTGKPALSPDNAKILTDMMISSESFTAGNGKNPALKIASKTGTAEHGTDSKNTPPHAWYTAFAPADNPQIAVSVIVENGGNRGLAATGGSVAAEIGRAAIAARLGGG from the coding sequence GTGAACACCCCGCTGCGCAAGGTGGGCATGGCGATGCTCCTGATGATCGTCCTGCTGCTGGCCAACGACACCTTCGTGCAGGTGATCAAGGCGGACACCTACCGCACCGACTCGCGTAACCGGCGGGTGCTCTACGACGAGTACTCCCGCCAGCGCGGCCAGCTCGTGGCGCCGGACGGCACCATCCTGGCCGGGGTCAAGCCCTCGGGCGACAAGCTGAACTTCACCCGCAACTACACCGACGGGGCGATGTATGCACCGGTGACCGGGTACTACTCGATCAATTACGGTGCGGGCGGCATGGAGCGCATCGAGGACGACGTGCTCAACGGCTCGGACCCGCGGCTGTTCGTGCGCCGGCTCTCGGACATGGTCACCGGCCGTGATCCGCGGGGCGGGAACGTGAAGCTGACCGTCGACCCGAAGGTGCAGAAGGCCGCCTACGACCTGATGACCAAGCACGGCTACACCGGCTCGGTGGTGGCGATGGAGCCGAAGACCGGGCGCATCCTGGCGATGGTGTCCACCCCGTCCTACGACCCGAACGCCCTGGCCACGCACAACGGCAAGGAACAGAACTCCTCCTGGGACAAGTACTCCAAGGACAAGGCGCAGCCGATGCTGAACCGGGCGATCAACGAGAACTACCCGCCCGGGTCCACCTTCAAGCTGGTCACCGCGAGTGCCGCGCTGGAGGCGGGGATCGGCCCGGACACCCAGGTGAGCAGGGCGCCGAACGTGCAGCTGCCGGGTACGAGCACGACGCTGGAGAACTACGGGGGCGAGACCTGCCCCGGCACCACGTTCAAGGACGCGCTGGCGCACTCGTGCAACGTGCCGTTCGCGACCTTCTCCGGCCAGCTCGGCGCGGACAAGATGAAGACGACCGCGGCGAACTTCGGCATCGGCCAGAGCGATCTCGCGGTGCCGCTGAAGGTCGCGCCCTCCACCGTCGGCCCGCTCGACTCGCCGCCCGCGCTCTACCAGAGCGGCATCGGCCAGCGCGACGTGCGGCTCACCCCGTTGCAGGACTGCCTGCTCTCGGCCACCGTCGCGAACGGCGGGATGGCCATGAAACCGCAGCTGGTGCAGTCGATTCTGGCCCCGGACCTGTCCACCATCGAGGACGTGGAGCCCGAGCAGCTCACCGGCAAGCCCGCGTTGTCCCCGGACAACGCCAAGATCCTCACCGACATGATGATCAGCTCGGAGAGCTTCACCGCGGGCAACGGCAAGAACCCGGCGCTGAAGATCGCGTCCAAGACCGGCACCGCCGAGCACGGCACCGACTCCAAGAACACCCCGCCGCACGCCTGGTACACCGCTTTCGCGCCGGCGGACAACCCGCAGATCGCGGTGTCGGTCATCGTCGAAAACGGCGGTAACCGCGGGCTGGCTGCGACCGGTGGTTCGGTGGCCGCCGAGATCGGCCGGGCCGCGATCGCCGCCCGCCTCGGGGGTGGATAG
- a CDS encoding serine/threonine-protein kinase, with the protein MLSSGQLLAERYKLTNRIAVGGMGEVWQASDTRLDRVVAVKVLKAELSGDAEFLHRFRTEARMTASLNHAGIAAVHDYGETVSEDLSIAYLVMEFVEGDPLAGILARHGRLTADYTLDLLEQAGNALQAAHEQGLVHRDVKPGNILVTPAGRVKITDFGVAKAADAAPVTRSGMVMGTAHYIAPEQALGHDAEPASDVYSLAVCGYECLAGRRPFLSENAVTVAMMHIRDVPRPLPPDVPPGPRAVIEATLVKDPRQRYGSGGEFAAAIAAVRAGRPLPPPHGLLGAGFAGPVPAVPPPQVPGVPPAPGGPIGPGSNPAFRPLPPAPVPRKRSQWGWWVALAVLVAVALAAAVFVLTRTVSGGNGASAPSVHTTSGPTTGRPTQARSGSGEHGGQAGMMTTPWTEWNGTQR; encoded by the coding sequence ATGCTGTCCTCGGGTCAGCTGCTGGCCGAGCGCTACAAGCTGACGAACCGGATCGCCGTCGGCGGGATGGGCGAGGTCTGGCAGGCGAGCGACACCCGGCTGGACCGGGTGGTCGCGGTCAAGGTGCTCAAGGCCGAACTGTCCGGCGACGCGGAGTTCCTGCACCGGTTCCGGACCGAGGCGCGGATGACGGCCTCGCTCAACCACGCCGGGATCGCCGCGGTGCACGACTACGGCGAGACGGTCAGCGAGGACCTGTCGATCGCCTACCTGGTGATGGAGTTCGTGGAGGGCGATCCGCTCGCGGGCATCCTCGCCCGGCACGGCAGGCTGACCGCCGATTACACGCTGGACCTGCTGGAACAGGCGGGCAACGCACTGCAGGCCGCGCATGAACAGGGCCTGGTGCACCGGGACGTGAAACCGGGCAACATCCTGGTCACCCCGGCCGGCCGGGTGAAGATCACCGACTTCGGGGTGGCGAAGGCCGCGGACGCGGCACCCGTCACCCGCTCCGGCATGGTCATGGGCACCGCGCACTACATCGCGCCGGAGCAGGCGCTCGGGCACGACGCGGAGCCGGCCAGCGACGTGTATTCGCTGGCCGTCTGCGGGTACGAATGCCTGGCCGGGCGGCGGCCGTTCCTGTCCGAGAACGCGGTGACGGTCGCGATGATGCACATCCGCGACGTCCCGCGGCCGCTGCCACCGGACGTGCCGCCGGGCCCGCGCGCGGTGATCGAAGCGACTCTGGTGAAGGACCCCCGGCAGCGCTACGGCAGCGGCGGCGAGTTCGCCGCCGCGATCGCCGCGGTGCGGGCCGGGCGGCCGCTGCCGCCACCACACGGGCTGCTCGGCGCCGGTTTCGCGGGGCCCGTCCCGGCGGTCCCGCCGCCCCAGGTGCCGGGTGTGCCCCCGGCTCCGGGCGGCCCGATCGGGCCTGGCTCCAACCCGGCCTTCCGGCCACTGCCGCCCGCGCCGGTGCCGCGAAAGCGCAGCCAGTGGGGTTGGTGGGTGGCGCTCGCGGTGCTCGTCGCGGTGGCACTCGCCGCCGCGGTGTTCGTGCTCACCCGGACGGTGTCCGGCGGCAACGGAGCGAGCGCCCCAAGCGTGCACACCACGAGCGGACCGACCACCGGAAGACCGACCCAGGCCCGAAGCGGATCGGGCGAGCACGGCGGCCAAGCGGGCATGATGACCACACCCTGGACGGAATGGAACGGCACACAGAGATGA
- the pknB gene encoding Stk1 family PASTA domain-containing Ser/Thr kinase, with translation MSTPRLLSNRYELGDTLGYGGMSEVHHGHDVRLGREVAIKVLRADLARDPQFQERFRREAQNAAALNHPAIVAVYDTGETGTDVGPLPYIVMEYVEGRTLRDIVKTEGPMSQKRAMEVMADVSAALDFSHRHGIVHRDVKPANIMITKNGAVKVMDFGIARAMHDGQSAMTQTAAVIGTAQYLSPEQARGESVDARSDVYAAGCVLYELVTGEPPFTGDSPVAVAYQHVREDPNPPSSVNPAVSPELDAVVLKALAKGPANRYQSAAEMRSDLVRTLSGQRPSAPMVMSEDERTQVMDADRRVPQRYDEYAEEAAEDPKAKRRRRIILAAVAALLVAGVVLMVMWLSNAFSDTNKTAQIPSVVNQPVVSAKAALQSAGFSSFGQNKTVPCGVSPANPGDPTCTDDQIDKVLAIDPAAGSTVATSTQITLTVGVRPDSVQVPDLHGMSPDKAAQTLEKAGLKVGNQNSQTVDTQSDVGKVVAQTPTASSSAAKGSAVDITVGSQVAQKQVPDTTGKSYSEAKQIISDAGFKPVRQDQDSDKPKDTVISQQPNGGNLAPGSQVTLVVSKGKQQIQMPSLLGMTLDQATQQLQSLGWSGSISQQTTQSGGGQPNTVVKQNPAAGSSISPNQSVIVFVYQDNGSSGGIPTSPSNPGGNGPGGLLPPGRGSDH, from the coding sequence ATGAGCACACCCAGACTGCTCTCCAATCGGTACGAGCTGGGCGACACGCTCGGCTACGGAGGTATGTCCGAGGTCCACCACGGACACGACGTGCGTCTGGGCCGGGAGGTGGCGATCAAGGTCCTGCGCGCGGACCTCGCCCGGGATCCCCAGTTCCAGGAGCGGTTCCGCCGGGAAGCCCAGAACGCCGCGGCGCTGAACCACCCGGCGATCGTGGCGGTCTACGACACCGGCGAGACCGGCACCGATGTGGGGCCACTGCCCTACATCGTGATGGAGTACGTCGAGGGCAGGACGCTGCGCGACATCGTCAAGACCGAGGGTCCGATGTCGCAGAAGCGGGCCATGGAGGTCATGGCCGACGTCAGTGCGGCGCTCGACTTCTCGCACCGGCACGGCATCGTGCACCGGGACGTGAAGCCGGCCAACATCATGATCACGAAGAACGGCGCGGTCAAGGTGATGGACTTCGGCATCGCGCGGGCGATGCACGACGGCCAATCCGCGATGACCCAGACCGCCGCGGTGATCGGCACCGCCCAGTACCTGTCGCCGGAGCAGGCCCGCGGTGAGTCGGTGGACGCCCGTTCCGACGTCTATGCCGCCGGGTGCGTGCTCTACGAACTGGTCACCGGGGAGCCGCCGTTCACCGGGGACTCGCCGGTCGCGGTGGCCTACCAGCACGTGCGGGAGGATCCGAACCCGCCGTCCTCGGTGAACCCCGCGGTGTCGCCGGAGCTGGACGCGGTGGTGCTCAAGGCTTTGGCCAAGGGCCCGGCGAACCGCTACCAGTCGGCCGCCGAGATGCGCTCGGACCTGGTGCGCACGCTGTCCGGGCAGCGTCCGTCGGCGCCGATGGTGATGTCCGAGGACGAGCGCACCCAGGTGATGGACGCCGACCGCCGGGTCCCGCAGCGCTACGACGAGTACGCCGAGGAGGCGGCGGAGGACCCGAAGGCCAAGCGGCGCCGCCGGATCATCCTCGCCGCGGTGGCCGCGCTGCTCGTGGCCGGTGTGGTGCTGATGGTGATGTGGCTGTCCAACGCGTTCAGCGACACCAACAAGACCGCGCAGATCCCGTCCGTGGTGAACCAGCCGGTGGTCTCGGCGAAGGCGGCACTGCAGAGCGCGGGCTTCTCCTCGTTCGGGCAGAACAAGACGGTCCCGTGCGGGGTGTCCCCGGCCAATCCGGGTGACCCGACCTGCACCGACGACCAGATCGACAAGGTGCTCGCGATCGACCCGGCGGCGGGCTCGACGGTGGCCACCTCCACCCAGATCACGCTGACCGTCGGCGTGCGGCCGGACTCGGTGCAGGTGCCGGATCTGCACGGGATGTCCCCGGACAAGGCCGCGCAGACGCTGGAGAAGGCCGGGCTGAAGGTCGGCAACCAGAACAGCCAGACCGTGGACACCCAGAGCGACGTCGGCAAGGTGGTCGCGCAGACCCCGACCGCGAGTTCCTCGGCGGCGAAGGGTTCGGCGGTGGACATCACGGTCGGCTCGCAGGTCGCGCAGAAGCAGGTGCCCGACACCACCGGCAAGTCCTACTCCGAGGCGAAGCAGATCATCAGCGACGCCGGGTTCAAGCCGGTCCGCCAGGACCAGGACTCGGACAAGCCGAAGGATACCGTGATCAGCCAGCAGCCCAACGGCGGCAACCTCGCGCCGGGCAGCCAGGTGACGCTGGTCGTGTCCAAGGGCAAGCAGCAGATCCAGATGCCGAGCCTGCTCGGGATGACGCTGGACCAGGCCACCCAGCAGCTGCAGAGCCTGGGCTGGTCGGGCAGCATCAGCCAGCAGACCACGCAGAGCGGCGGCGGTCAGCCGAACACCGTGGTGAAGCAGAACCCGGCGGCGGGCAGCTCGATCTCCCCGAACCAGTCGGTCATCGTGTTCGTCTACCAGGACAACGGCAGCAGCGGCGGGATCCCGACCTCGCCGTCCAATCCCGGTGGCAACGGACCGGGTGGCTTACTCCCGCCGGGGCGCGGCAGCGACCACTGA
- a CDS encoding effector-associated constant component EACC1: MTAGIAAITVDGSADEVVHLAGWLGAEDELAGRVRLSEMTGAAVGTVVVLLSSRSVGVLCRSLFGWLRGDRRVSLTVKRSGAVEELDLDCGAGSDADEVLASVREFLDRR, encoded by the coding sequence GTGACGGCCGGGATCGCTGCGATCACTGTGGACGGATCCGCGGACGAGGTGGTGCACCTGGCCGGCTGGCTGGGTGCGGAGGACGAACTGGCCGGACGCGTGCGGCTGTCGGAGATGACCGGTGCGGCCGTCGGCACCGTGGTGGTCCTGCTGAGCAGCCGTTCGGTCGGCGTGCTCTGCCGATCGCTGTTCGGCTGGCTGCGCGGCGACCGCCGGGTGTCGCTCACCGTGAAGCGCTCCGGCGCGGTGGAGGAACTCGACCTCGACTGCGGGGCGGGCAGTGACGCGGACGAGGTACTGGCCAGCGTCCGGGAGTTCCTCGACCGGCGCTGA